The Desulfuromonas versatilis genome has a segment encoding these proteins:
- a CDS encoding ATP-grasp domain-containing protein produces MESLNVLVTGAGALVGQGVLRSLRMASRPLRLVTADPDHRAAGHWLGHCAYTIPMATDPAFLPRVEEIIQRERISILFIGTDVELILLSRERENLERKFGVRIAVSPLRVIQIADDKWLTAKFFEEEGFPFVRSALSDDRQGIQRLIDTVGFPILVKPRIGARSVGVQIAKDRETLEDMCLSRSDLVAQELLSENQGEFTSGCLVAKGRCRAVVVLKRDLKDGNTYRAYADTTGRFDRRIAAMAERLGVEGPANFQFRIRDGEPVVFEINARFSGTTPLRCFFGFNEVEAWLNHLADGAPIPEAQIRNGVVFRTWSDIFVAPEQLEELQNSGRLETPTCRSHPFVND; encoded by the coding sequence ATGGAAAGCTTGAACGTTCTCGTCACCGGGGCCGGCGCCTTGGTCGGGCAGGGGGTCCTGCGGAGCCTGCGGATGGCCTCGAGGCCCCTGCGCCTGGTCACCGCGGACCCCGACCACCGGGCGGCGGGCCACTGGCTGGGCCACTGTGCCTACACGATCCCCATGGCCACCGACCCCGCTTTCCTGCCCCGGGTCGAGGAGATCATTCAACGGGAACGGATCTCGATTCTTTTCATCGGCACCGACGTGGAATTGATCCTGCTTAGCCGCGAGCGCGAAAATCTGGAACGCAAGTTCGGCGTCCGGATCGCCGTGTCGCCCTTGCGGGTCATTCAAATCGCCGACGACAAGTGGCTGACCGCCAAGTTTTTCGAAGAGGAAGGCTTCCCCTTTGTCCGCTCGGCCCTGTCCGACGACCGGCAGGGGATCCAAAGGCTCATCGACACCGTCGGGTTTCCGATCCTGGTCAAGCCCAGGATCGGGGCCCGCTCGGTCGGCGTACAGATTGCCAAGGACCGCGAGACCCTGGAGGATATGTGCCTGAGCCGCAGTGACCTGGTGGCGCAGGAGTTGTTAAGCGAAAACCAGGGTGAATTCACTTCCGGCTGCCTCGTAGCCAAGGGACGCTGCCGGGCGGTGGTGGTTTTGAAAAGAGACCTCAAGGACGGCAACACCTACCGGGCCTACGCCGACACCACCGGAAGGTTCGACAGGCGCATCGCCGCCATGGCCGAACGGCTCGGCGTCGAAGGACCGGCAAATTTCCAGTTCCGCATCCGCGATGGCGAGCCGGTGGTTTTCGAGATCAACGCCCGCTTCAGCGGGACCACCCCGTTGCGGTGTTTTTTCGGGTTCAACGAGGTGGAAGCCTGGCTGAACCACCTCGCCGACGGGGCCCCGATCCCGGAGGCCCAAATTCGCAACGGCGTTGTCTTCCGGACCTGGTCGGACATTTTCGTAGCCCCGGAACAGTTGGAAGAGCTCCAGAACAGCGGCCGGTTGGAAACCCCCACCTGCCGCTCCCATCCCTTCGTCAACGACTAG
- a CDS encoding succinate dehydrogenase cytochrome b subunit yields the protein MQMTQSSVGRKILMAVTGLVLLGFVIVHLLGNTSVFVGPDGINAYAEKLHSLGPVVYIFRLVMLAAFAIHIIYGIQLTLENRAASPAKYAIQKRQRATFASSTMIVSGLVLLAFVIYHLLHFTVQVTDPAISAKANLDALGRPDVYLMVVKGFQKIFVSLIYVVSMVFLFLHLSHGAQSFVQTFGLTNANTLPAVNVGGKALSAILLLGYIAIPLLIVIGFVKI from the coding sequence ATGCAGATGACACAAAGTTCAGTGGGCAGAAAGATTCTGATGGCGGTCACCGGGCTGGTATTGCTCGGCTTCGTCATCGTCCACCTGCTCGGCAACACCTCGGTGTTCGTCGGGCCCGACGGGATCAACGCCTATGCCGAGAAGCTCCACAGCCTGGGGCCGGTGGTCTACATCTTCCGGCTGGTGATGCTGGCGGCCTTCGCCATCCACATCATCTACGGCATCCAGCTCACCCTGGAGAACCGTGCGGCGAGCCCCGCCAAGTACGCCATCCAGAAGCGTCAGCGCGCCACCTTCGCCTCGAGCACCATGATCGTCTCGGGGCTGGTGCTGTTGGCCTTCGTGATCTACCACCTGCTGCACTTCACCGTGCAGGTGACCGACCCGGCGATCAGCGCCAAGGCCAACCTCGATGCGCTGGGGCGCCCGGATGTGTACCTGATGGTGGTCAAGGGCTTTCAGAAAATCTTCGTCAGCCTGATCTACGTGGTCTCGATGGTCTTTTTGTTCCTGCATCTGTCCCACGGGGCGCAGAGCTTTGTGCAGACCTTCGGGCTGACCAACGCCAACACCCTGCCTGCGGTCAACGTCGGCGGCAAGGCGCTCTCGGCGATTTTGCTTCTGGGCTACATCGCCATTCCGCTTCTCATCGTTATCGGCTTCGTCAAAATTTAG